From Pristiophorus japonicus isolate sPriJap1 chromosome 1, sPriJap1.hap1, whole genome shotgun sequence, a single genomic window includes:
- the LOC139271784 gene encoding melanocortin receptor 5-like — translation MAGLNISRDADATISPWPQNRTVPEVNGSSQVNASVVKQCTHILIPTEVYLILAGISLLENLLVVIAVIKNRNLHSPMYFFICSLAVSDILLSLTKAWEAITMSVINHHEHLFPRTLLKRLDDAYDSLLCISFIASILNLAAITTDRYITIFHALRYHNIMTGKQVVLIIAGIWVFCTFTGIIMITFAWYQAIVSFFVIMFFMTMVLIASLYIYMFLLAQMHSKQIRTLPGHTGHRRTSLKGALTLTILLGIFVACWAPFSLHLTLYLFCPTNPYCTCFFSLFQIDLIFIMCHSIIDPLIYAFRSPELCSTFKKMFYCFKIQGYFHNSASFSNDL, via the coding sequence ATGGCAGGACTTAACATCTCACGGGACGCAGATGCCACCATCTCCCCTTGGCCGCAGAACAGAACCGTGCCTGAAGTAAATGGCAGCAGTCAGGTGAATGCGAGCGTGGTGAAGCAGTGCACCCACATCCTAATCCCCACCGAGGTGTATCTCATTCTTGCAGGGATAAGCTTGCTCGAGAACCTACTGGTAGTCATTGCCGTGATCAAGAACAGGAACCTGCACTCTCCGATGTACTTCTTCATCTGCAGCTTAGCGGTTTCAGACATTCTGCTGAGTTTGACCAAGGCCTGGGAAGCAATTACAATGTCTGTAATAAATCACCATGAACACCTGTTCCCCCGCACCTTGTTGAAGCGATTAGATGATGCGTATGACTCACTGCTGTGCATTTCCTTCATAGCCTCCATTTTGAATTTGGCAGCAATCACGACCGACAGATACATAACTATTTTCCATGCTTTGCGTTACCACAACATTATGACCGGAAAGCAAGTAGTTCTTATCATTGCAGGGATATGGGTGTTTTGTACCTTTACTGGCATCATCATGATCACTTTTGCCTGGTATCAAGCCATTGTTAGCTTCTTTGTGATCATGTTCTTCATGACAATGGTCCTAATTGCGTCCCTTTACATATACATGTTTCTATTGGCTCAAATGCATTCAAAGCAGATTAGAACCCTTCCGGGTCACACAGGTCATCGACGAACCAGTCTTAAAGGAGCCCTGACATTAACTATCCTCCTCGGGATCTTTGTTGCCTGCTGGGCCCCATTTTCGCTGCACCTCACTCTCTATTTATTCTGTCCAACCAATCCATACTGTACATGCTTTTTCTCACTCTTTCAGATTGATCTAATCTTCATCATGTGCCACTCAATTATTGACCCACTTATTTATGCATTCCGAAGTCCTGAATTATGCAGTACATTCAAGAAAATGTTCTATTGTTTCAAAATTCAGGGCTACTTTCATAACTCGGCCAGTTTTTCTAATGACTTGTAG